From Oncorhynchus mykiss isolate Arlee chromosome 6, USDA_OmykA_1.1, whole genome shotgun sequence, the proteins below share one genomic window:
- the LOC110525215 gene encoding RING finger protein 223, whose translation MDPYQEPQLGFQPPLDEGAPDLECAICFSQFNNVFRTPKMLQCNHTFCLECLARMNVKSAKPDSIQCPLCRGHTPLPDLGLPKLTTDRAVLSYLPAAMQRVYSIRFNRNKGKLQVKRTTDAPPPLNSLRSISHSLDVGLPSPAGDSGDVEGGRRRRLGALLRLCRRPGCRASLLVSVVMMMVVLTCVIIFLLAYKQL comes from the coding sequence ATGGACCCCTACCAGGAGCCACAACTCGGTTTCCAGCCCCCCCTTGACGAGGGCGCCCCAGACCTGGAATGTGCCATCTGCTTCAGCCAGTTCAACAATGTCTTCCGCACTCCCAAGATGCTCCAGTGCAATCACACCTTCTGCCTGGAGTGCCTGGCCCGTATGAATGTCAAGTCAGCCAAGCCGGACTCCATCCAGTGCCCGTTGTGCCGGGGCCACACACCGCTACCCGACCTGGGGTTGCCCAAGCTGACCACGGACCGAGCCGTGCTCTCTTACCTCCCCGCGGCCATGCAGCGAGTCTACAGCATCCGCTTCAACCGCAACAAGGGCAAGCTGCAGGTGAAGAGGACCACCGACGCACCCCCCCCTCTGAACTCGCTGCGTTCTATTAGTCACTCTCTGGATGTGGGGCTGCCTAGCCCCGCAGGAGACAGCGGGGACGTAGAGGGGGGGCGGAGGCGACGGCTCGGGGCACTGCTGAGACTGTGTCGTAGACCAGGATGCAGAGCCTCCCTCCTGGTGtcagtggtgatgatgatggtggtgctTACTTGCGTCATCATCTTCCTCCTCGCATATAAACAGCTATAA
- the wdr31 gene encoding WD repeat-containing protein 31, producing the protein MGKLQSKFRRSRSELYRATKGDGEDAAVSQVIQYEPAHRDAVNCVTNLTSDLCVSGGGDMAVVVYDWRGGKLCQSFQGHNREVTKVECFPGSTWIFSASRDKSVMMWDLNQGDEPIQEFCGHELVVNGLAVSPDGSRLCTGSRDNSMCLWDIESGERVHKNTVSRNLVTHVCWVPESSSIVQTSEDKTIRVWDSRTWQVTNTFPAKQYIQTHCDISANGNHLLSSSNGFGGQGCEATLWDLRQPGCKVVEYRGHRETTACCVFLPSSPGGPALVASSSHDCSVKIWDQNTAACLTTLTLDGSGPLVSLAPSDSSSLLCASFNTGLHILHHHKDGLDLKEVARF; encoded by the exons ATGGGGAAACTTCAGAGCAAGTTCCGAAGGTCACGCTCTGAACTGTACAG GGCGACCAAAGGTGATGGCGAGGATGCTGCTGTTAGTCAGGTGATACAGTATGAACCCGCCCACCGTGATGCCGTCAACTGTGTCACCAACCTGACCTCAGACCTCTGTGTGTCTGGAGGAGGTGACATG GCAGTGGTTGTGTATGACTGGAGAGGAGGGAAGTTATGTCAGTCATTCCAAGGTCACAACAGAGAGGTTACCAAG gtggAGTGTTTTCCTGGAAGCACTTGGATCTTTAGTGCGTCTCGAGACAAGAGTGTTATGATGTGGGATCTCAACCAGGGGGACGAGCCCATCCAGGAGTTCTGTGGCCATGAGCTGGTGGTCAACGGGCTGGCCGTCAGTCCAG ATGGGTCGAGGCTGTGCACTGGTTCCCGTGACAACTCCATGTGCCTCTGGGACATTGAGTCTGGCGAGCGTGTCCATAAGAACACAGTCTCCAGAAACCTG GTTACTCATGTGTGCTGGGTACCTGAGAGCAGCTCCATCGTTCAGACATCCGAGGATAAAACCATCAG GGTGTGGGACAGTCGTACCTGGCAGGTCACTAACACGTTCCCAGCCAAGCAATACATCCAGACACACTGTGACATCAGCGCCAACGGCAACCACCTCCTGTCCAGCAGCAATGGCTTCGGAGGCCAAGGCTGTGAGGCTAcg cttTGGGACCTCAGGCAGCCTGGCTGTAAGGTGGTAGAGTACCGGGGCCATCGCGAGACGACCGCTTGCTGTGTGTTCCTGCCCTCCAGCCCCGGGGGCCCTGCGCTCGTAGCGTCCTCCTCTCATGACTGCTCAGTCAAAATCTGGGATCAAAACACTGCAG cCTGTCTGACCACTCTGACCCTGGATGGATCAGGTCCTTTGGTGTCTTTGGCCCCAAGTGACTCCAGCAGTCTGCTGTGTGCCAGCTTTAACACAGGGCTTCACATACTCCACCATCACAAGGATGGGCTGGACCTAAAGGAGGTGGCGCGCTTCTGA